The sequence GGCGACGACGCCCGCGGTCACGGCGATGGCCGCTGCTGCGGCGATGGCCGAACGCGACAGACGGGCCTGGTGGGATCTGGTCATCATTCCTCGTACTTCCGAGTGCCTGATGGGACGGTGGACGGACAGTGCCGCACCGGATGCGATGACGAAACTGTCTCCCGCCTGTGAGAGATGACGTACGGCACTCCCGGGGTTGTCTCCGAGGCACGAGACGCCCATCGTTGTCCGAAACCGAGTCAAGGCGGCTGAATCCAGCCGTAGTTGACGTCAGGATCTCGTATACGGGATCCCGGACGGCGGCCGGGCCGCGAGCCGGCCGCCGGGGGGTTCGGGCTTTCGCCGACCTGCCGGACCCTTCAGCGGCGGGCCGTCGTCGCCGGCGTGAGCTCCGTGGACCGCTCGATCAGGCCATTGACCTGCTGGTCACCGTGGGTGTCCATGGGGGTGGTGTAGTCGCCGACGGCCCAGAAGGCGCCGGTGCTTCCGGCCGGCGCCAGATCGTAGAAGGAGTAGGACGGCCACTCGGTGGCGCCGTCGGGTGCCGACGCACCGGTCCCCTTGGTCCAGGTGGTGCCGTCGTAGTGCCAGAAGACCGGCCCAGAGGCGGCGGGTTCGGCCTGGTCGTTACCGGTGACCCAGAGACCGCCGCGGCCGTCGGGCGCGATCGCGTGGACGTAGAGGCCGGTGAGCGAGCCCGTGACGTCCTCCCAGCGGGCGCCGTTCCAGTGCGCGACGGCCGGGACGGGCGGACCGGCGTCGGGGTCGTCGGCCCACCCGGCCACGTAGACGCTGTCGGGGGACTCCGCGGCGATCTCGGCGGTGTCCGTACCGGCCCGCACGGGCGGCTGGTCCATCAGGGTCCAGGTCGTGCCGTCCCAGTGGTAGGTCACCGGGTGCCCGCCCTTCACCGGGTACCGCATGCCGGTCGCGTAGGCGTCGTCCGCGGACAGGGCGTCGATGTCGCGGATGTCGACCAGGCGCGGCAGCGCGAAGGTCTTCCAGGCGCCGTCGGCGTAGGTGTAGAGGGCATTGCCGCCCTTGAACAGCCGCCCGGGAACGGCATCGATCGGCACCTCGGGCCAGGACTCGTCGGCCGGTCCGGCGGTGGGAACGCTGCTCCAGCGCTCACCGTCGAAATGCGCGAGCACCTGATCCCTGTTCCGCGTGCCGTAGGCCCAGACGTCGTCGGCGGACACCGCGCTGACCGACGACCACTGCCAGACGTCGGGAAGCCCCGGGGCGGTGTCCTCGTTCCACGCCGACCCGTCCCAGCGCATGATGACGCCGTGCTGTTCCTTCCGGCCGACGGCCCAGGCCAGTCCGTCATCGACGGAGGAGACCGACATCAGGGACCCGGCAGGGCCGTCCCCGGAGAGGGAGACCTCCCACGTGGACGGGATACCGGCCGCCTCGGCGCCACCGGCGACGAGCAGCGTGGCGGTAAGGGTCACGGAGGCGGCCGAGGTGCGCAGCAGGTGTCTTATGGGCATCGTTGAGCGTTCCTTCGCGGTGAGAGATCCCGGTCCAGGTGGCATACGTGCAGACCGGAGGGCGGCTGGACGACTCGACAGACTCACAGCGCCACGGGACGGTTGTAGTGGATCACCCGTCCCCGTCTGTCCGGGGAGCGTTGTCGGCGTGTTCGTCCGTCAACGGCCCTTGGTCGGAGGCGCAGTTGAGCTTGCGCACGGGGTCGCGGTGGGAGGTTTGCGAGGAAGGCGGGGGGAAATGGCTCATATATTCATCAACTACCGCAGGGAGGGCGGCGCTTACGCGGCGGCCCTTCTCGATGAGTTGCTGTCCAGGCGCTTCGGGGAAGCGCGGGTATTTCGGGCAGCGAAGTCCATCACGGCGGGCTCGGACTACGAGAAGTCCCTTCTTGAGGCCGTGCGTGGCTGTGGTGTGATGCTGGTCATCGTGGACGACGGGTGGCTGGGCAGATTCGACAGCGACAACGGCGATAGCGACAACGGCGAATCTTCGCCTTCCTCCGATTGGGTCCTGAGGGAGATCGAAGGGGCTCTGAGATATGAACGGACGGTCATTCCGGTGCTGTTGTCCGGAGTCGATCGTCTGCGTGAGGATGATCTCCCGAACCCGCTGAAGGGACTCGCCGTCCTTCAGTACCTCAGATTCGACTACCGGAATGTTCGGCAGGACTCCGTCTACCTGGCCGAGCAGCTCGTCCGGGCGTACCCGGCCATCGCAGAGCGAAGAGCCCCCCGCCCCCGACGCTTCGTACGGTTCTGGAGGGCCCTCAGTGGGGTCACCGGGACACGTGGCGGTTCTGCCGATGCCCATGCACGTGACAGGTAGCGACGCCGCGAACAGCGTCGGCGCCCACCTGCATGAGGAATTCCAGCCCGGCGATCGTCATGTGGCGACGAGCCCGGCCGCTGCGGCCCGTTCCCGGTGGTACCGGCCCGCGGCTACGTACTGTCACCGACGATCCCCGAACGGGTCGCTCCCGTCCCCCGCCGCACCGGTGTCGCTGATCCGGCGCAGCACCTCGTCGCCCTGCGGGACCCCCACGTCGCTCAGGACCCGTGCCATGTTGGCACCGACGAAACCCCGGTCCTCCGGTGTCAGCGACTTGAGCGCCGCCGCGAGGGTGTGTTCCCAGTCGTTCCGGTCGGAGAGCAGGCTCCGATGGGTCACCGTCCAGTCGAGCACGTCCCGCGCCTGCTCCGGCTGTTGCAGCAGCCAGAAGGCGGCCAGGCCGACGGGTCCGCCCGCGACAACCTCCCGGTAGAAGCGGTAGGCCTCACGGTGGGCCTCGCCGAAGCCTGGCGGAAGGGTCAGTTCCGCACCGGCGCCGGTGGTGGGCAGCAGCGCGGCCGGCGGATCCAGGAACCAGTAGGTGAGGCCGTAGCCGTCGATCACCCGTGGTTGGCCGGGCGGTTCGATCTCGGTCGTACCGAAATGGGGCGGAGGCCTCCGCAAGGGGTCGGCGGTGCCGGGCAGCGTGGCGTGGTCACTGATGTGGCCGACCACCAGGTGGCGGGCCTGTTCCTCGGTGATCTGGCTCCTCGCCGCGACGACCGGGTTGCTGATCTTCCAGGCGACCGTATACCGGGCGGGGGGTTTCGGCGGTCGGCGCGGGATGTCGACCGAGATCCGCCGTTCTGCGAGCGAGACCCACACGATGTCGAAGAAGTCCCCCTGACGTACCCCACGTGCTGTCGGCCGCGGGTATCCCCAGTGGTCGCCGCTGCGGGGCGGCAGCATGGCGTCATCCTCGCCGTCCGCGAGAAACACCAGGGCTCGGTTGTCCGCGGAACCGAGCCGGTGGCGGAACAGCTGCCAGGTCGGTGAGGAGGCCAGAGGCGTGATGAGCGGACCGGTCATGAGGCGAACCCTTCTGCGGGGGAGCCCGAACGGGCGCGATGGCGACGCAGGACGAAACGCATGACGCCGCGGTGGCCGCGGGCCGTGCCGGAGAGCGCGGCGAGGAAATGCGGGAAGGCCGTCCGGTGCCGTGGACCCGGGTCGCTCTCGATCCGGTCCAGGCACGACGCCATCGCCTCGTGGGTGGCAGGGTCGTCCAGGGCGGCGACCACGAGGTCCAAGATCCTCCCGGTGTGGTCCGCGAGCAGGTCGGCGAGACTCACACGACGCACACCCGGCGCGCTGGGCAGGGGGAAGGAAGCCCTGCTCATCGATTCGACAGCGTGAACGGCCAGACCATGACGTGGTGTGCCCGGACCGGCCCTCTGCCACTCCCGCAGGAGGTCGAGGACGGGGGCACAGTTCGCGTCCTCGAAAAGAAGGGCGCTGAGAGCGAAGGACACCGCAGTACGCAACGGGACCTCCAGTTTCTCGCCCGGTTTGTCGAGCACGGTGTCCAGAAGCTTCAGAGCGGCGGCGGGGCGGGCCAGACCGTAACTGCCCCCGCAGGTTTCGGCCACGGTGCAGCGGAGAGCGACGGGCGCGGCCCGGCTCCACTGCCGCAACTGCTCCCGTACTGCTCCGGTGAGAGCGGGGTGCTGGACCATCTCCCCGAGCGCGTTGGCCACCAGGCGGCGGCGCCAGCGCTTGTCCGACGCGGCGAAGGGGTGCAGTTGGCGCAGGGTGTCCGGCCCGGTCGCGTGGGCCAGTACCCTCCCGATCGCCTCGCCCGCCGCCAGTTCGACGCCGGGCTGGTGCGGAGACTCGTCCAGGCTCTTCCACAGCAGGCCCGCCATGCCCTCGTACTCCAGCCACAGCGACCGGAGCAGGGCATCCGCCCGGTGCCGTCCGGAGAAGTCGACCGGCTGGACCGGATAGCGCTGCGCCGCTCCGTATTGGGGTGGCAGCAGGCGCGCGCCGACGGCCGCCAGCCGGTCCTCGAATGCGGGCCCGAGCAGGTCGTGACGGGCCATCGCCCCCTCGCCGTGCCCAGGTCCCACGGCCACCGCCGGTGCCGCGCCGCCGCGGCCGTCGATGTGGGGGCGCAGGATCGCGCTGAACCGTTCGACGACCGTACGGTCCTGGTCGGGCAGCAGCGAGATCGCCGCCATCAGCGAGATCCGGTCGGCCCGGTCGCGTGCTTCCGCGAGCGCTTTGCGCGCCGCCGCGGGGCTGCCGGTCCGCAGGTCGGCGAGGAGGGACGCAGCTGACTTCCCGGTCAGGACGAGGTCGCGCAGCCCCTCCGCCACCGCGACACCGTCCCCCGGCAGCGGGTGGGCGCCCAGGTGGCCGACGAAGTCCGGCGCGTCCAGGTGCCGCAGCGCATCGGCCTCTTGTCCGGTGCTGAGTTCACCCGCCTCGGTCATGGTGCTGAGACGCTTCAGGGCCACCTCGGCCGACGGCGGCGGGCGGTGTGCGACCTGCCAGGACAGTGTGTCGCCGGGCAACGCCGTCTCCGTCCGTAGGGTGACGACCAGATGGGCGCCCGAGCGGCGCAACAGCGAGGCCAGCTCGGTGAGCACCACTTCACCGAGCAGGTCGGCGGCTCCTGGGGTCAGACCCTGGAGCAGATAGCCCCGCGCCTCCTTGGGACGCCATCGCGACAGATCGTCGGGCGAGTCCAGACCGGTGATCCCGTCGGCACCGTACCGCTCCGCCAGCAGTGCGAACGCGGCCGTACTTGCGCCGGTGCCGGTGTCGGCCCTCAGCAGCAGGATGTGGCTGTCCAGCGCCTTTCGGCACTGCACGTAGGTCGGCGGCTCGACGAATCCGAGCAGACGGTCGCGCACGTCGTCCGCGGGGTACGGGCCCTCCCGCAGACGGGGTTTGCGGATGTGCTCGCTGACGTCACCGTCGGACGGGGCCCCGAACATCACGGTGAGGTCGCCGGTGACTTCGCCCATGATCGCGAAGCCCTGGTCCACCCGCTGCTGGTTGTCGCGGTAGGAGCTTCCCGGGCCGGGACCCTCCCCAGAGTCCTCGGCGTCCGGACCCGGGGAGGTGTCCGCGCCGGCGCTCACCGGGGGTCCCCGGCGCCACCGACCCGCTTGTCGCCCGCCACGTTGTCGCCGCCGCCCCAGTGCTGATTGGTACCGCGGTACGAGGTGGAACCGCCCGTGTACGTGATGTCCCGCCCGACGCTCCCCATGACGGCGGCGCCCTCGCCCACATGCTGCGTGTTGCCGCTGTAGTACGGACCGGGCGAGGTCGCCGGGTCCTGTTCCCGGTCGGCGGAGGTGTCGTTCGGTGCTACGGATTCCTCACGCGGTCGCACACCGGCTTGCACGAGGTTTCCGGACGGCGACGGGACGTACAGCCATGCCCGCTGCGAGAAGTTCTTCCCCTCCACGGTGGCGGGGACCTCCACGCAGCGATCGGGGTGCAGTCCGGTGTACCCGCCGAGCACTACGTCCTCGTAGACGCGCTGGGAGACGACTGCCGCCAGGTGGGTGACCTGATCGCTCGCCGCGCTCAGGATGGCTTTGACCGGACGCGAGTCCAGCAGCCGGTGCGTGTCGTTGCGGGCGGTTCCGTTGCCGTCGCCGGGGCCGTTCCCGTCCGGCAACGGACCGACGTGAACACTGGCCCGGAGCCGGATGCGGGGGCCCACGCTCTGACGGTTGTACGCGCCGAGGATATCGTCCAGCACGCCAAGGAACGGCCAGAGGACAAAGGGGAGCAACGCCGGATCGAAGCCGAACACCACGCCGTCCCCGGTGTTGGCGGGAAACCGCTTGGAGTGGCGCAGTTCGCTGAGCCCGGCTCGCTCCAGGGCCTGGTCGACGAGTTCGGGGATCAACTGGCTCACCGGTCCGTGCTGCACGGCGGGAAGGCCGGTGAAGTCCTTTGCGTCGACGGCGAACAGGGCCTGGTAGGGAGGCAGCGGTCGGCTCTCGGAGTACGGAGCGGGGACGGGCGTGGACATGTGCGGGCTCCTCGGAAACGGTGGCGAAGGCCGGTGACCGGCTGATCCGAGGTTCCGCCGGTTCCGTTCGGCGGAGTGCACAGCGCTGGGCACTCCCATGGTGTTCCACATCACAACGCGGGGAGCTCAGGCGATGGCCACCGCTGCGGTGGGGGTGCCTTCAACGAGCCGGGGACGGCGATAAGGGCGACGAGGTCATCTCCTGTGCGGCCGCTGCCCAGGCGCGCAGCACTCTTATGTCCCTGATGACGATCGTTCTGCGGGCTGTCTCCACCGCACCGGACTCCCGCAGCCGTTGCAGTCCGGTGATGACTGCGTTGCGGGTCACTCCGATCGCTTGGGCGATCTCCTCCTGGCTCAGGCCGGTCAGCCGTACGCCGTCCGACTCGTTGCCGGGAGCGGTGAGTTCGGCCAGTCGCAGCAGCGTGCGCGCCAGCCGGACGATCAGCGGCAGAGTCAGCAGCTCGGCGCGGTGCGCATCGGACTCCCGCAGTCGGGAGAACGCCTGGCGCATCAAGTCCATGACGAGCCCGCGCTGTTCGATGTACCGGCGGAAACGCTCGGCCTCCAGCACGACAGCCGAGCAGGGGGTGAGCGCTACCACTTCCGCTGTGCGTGGGGTGCCGTTGAAGACGGACACCTCTCCCAGCAGGTCGCCCGGCCCCCGGAAGGCCAGCCAGGTCACGACTCCGCCCGGTTCCCGGCACACGACCTTGACGAGGCCGTCGGTGAGGGCGAGCAGGTGCGTTCCCGCAGAGCCCTGTCTCAGCATCACGCTGCGTTCGCGGAAGGTGCGGGTCGCGCCTTGGTCCCGTAGCTCGCGCCACGTCTCGTCCGACAGCACTCGTCGCCTTCCCCGCCGCCCAGTACGCGGCCTCGTCGGCCTCGCCCGCTCTCTTGAGTTCTACGCCGGGACGGACGCTTCCGTCGCCAATAGGGCGACCTTGTCCGAGAACGGCTGCCGCCCACCCGCCATCGCGCGCATCCACGTGCGAGTGTCGAACATTCCGGCGGGATCCGTCACTCCCCGGACCGGCGCTCAGGCGGTCGCGGCGGGACGTGGGCTGCCGTGGAAGACCTGGCTGGTGTGCCAGGAACGGTGGGCGGCGGCGATGGGGCGGGCGCCCGGCTGGGGGCCGATGAGCGGACGGCCGGCGAGCGTGATGACGTGGTCACGGGCGGCGGCGCTGTGGCCGACGAAGCTCTGCGAGACCAGGATGCGGTGGCCCTCGCCGAGACCCAGCACGCCCTTGTCGAACAGCTTGTGGTGCAGCGAGCACAGGCACAGCCCGTTCTCGATGTCGTCCGGTCCGTCGAACGCCCACCAGCGCACATGGGCGGCTTCGAGCCCGACCGGCATCGCGCCGATCCTGCCGTCGTACCCGCAGAAGGCGCACCGGTACTCGTACGCCGTCAGGACCAACTCCCGCATCCGCCGGTCCCGTTGCCTCCGTGCGGCCGGGATCAGCCCGGTCCCGGCCTCCTCCAGCTCCAGGCCGACGGCCTCGCACAGCTCGCCGTGGAGGGAGGGCGGGAAGTTCAGATCGAGCAGCACCCGTGCCATCCGGCCGAGGAGGGACGGCTCCCGCCGCAGCGCCGCCCGCAGCTCGGGCGCCAGCCGCCCCGCGGCGCCGGAGCTGCGCAGTTCCCCGACCCCGGTCCCCGGGCTGCCCGGCCCGCGCTCGGTGCGGACCTCCCACACGCCGTCACTCACCAAGTGATGGAAGGGATAGGCGGGCGTCGTCCGGTTCGCGGGACCGTAGGCGACGAGCAGCCCCCGCAGGTCCTCCTCCACGGCGCTGTACCGCAGCTCGTCATCGGCGGCCTGCTGGAACCGGCTGAGCGCGTACAGGAACAGCAGCGGCTTGTGCGGAGCCCGTGCCCCGCTCCTCGTCCACTGCCTCAACTGCGCGGTGCGCTCGACCCAGTCCATGGTCGGCGATCGTAGTGGCGGCGCCTCGCCCGGCTGGGTGGCGGGGCAGGGCCGCTGCGGCCGGCCGCACACCGAGCCGCGCGAGGCGGCCCGCTATCCGGGCATGACGCCGTGGATGCGGGAGAGGGTGAAGACCCGTTCGTCGTCGCGCAGGTGGCACCAGGCATACACATGGGGCGGGTCGAGCACGAGCTCGCTGAGGGTGCGTACGGTCCGGTTGCCCGAGGCGGCGACGTACTCGACCGTGATGGCTGTGCCGGCGTCGACGGCATGGGCGACCTGGCGGACATCGGCGTACGCCAGGTTCTTCGCGTACCCGGCGACGATCTCCTCGGTGTCCGTGCCGTAGGGGACCCCGGTGCCGAACGGGTCGGGCGCCGGAAGTTCCGTTGGGGCGGCCCGCAGCCTGGCGGCCAGCGCGCTCAGGTCGACGGTCACCGGAGTCACCGTCGGCACGGACCGTCGCCGCCGGCCCGGGAGCGGGGCCGGGGCGGGTGCACGTGAGCGCCGGGTCTTCTCGACGCGTACGGTTCCGTCGGCCCTCTCCGCGACGGGGGCGTAGCCGGCGGCCCGGAGCGAGGCGAGCGCCTGGTCGAGTGGGGTCCGGCTGACCAGCACGGTCGGCGCCAGCAGGCGCAGGCCGAGACCGGCGAGCTTTCTGTGAGTGACGAGTTCGGCGAGGAGAGCGGGTTCTTCGCCGTGGATCACACATGCGGCGGGGGTGATGCGCACACGGCCATGAGTGCGCGCGGTGTCGTTGATCAGGTACGACAGCGGCTGGGGGAGGGCACCGACGGCGACTGCGCTCAGGTCCGCCGCGAGGGCATCCGCCGCGCGGCCCGTGTCCAGGGCACGGCGAACGGTTGTGGGGCTGAACCGCCACACCGATGCCGTGCCACCGGCTTCCTTGTCCGCGACGGCGTCCAGCAGTGCGGCGAGGCGGGCGGACGGGGTGCCGGTGACGACGGCGGTGAGGTCCGCGCCGAAACGGACAGCCCTGGTGGCCTCCGGCAGCAGCCGCTCACAGACGGCGGCGAGCGTTTCGGCGGCTTCGGAGTCGTCGGCCAGTAGAGCGGCACCTATGGGGGACAGGCAGCCGCGGGCGACGACCCCGAGCAGTTCCGCTTCCCGGATCACGGTGGCGAAGGGCGCGGTGTCCTGGGGGAGGTGCTCGGCGAGCGGGCGGTACCAGGCGACCAGCTGCCCCAGCTCCGCGGTGCTGAGTGCCCCGTGGTGCACCGGGAGCGCCGCCGCGGCGGCGAGGAGCCCCTCCCGGGCCTGTGGACAACTGTCGCAGGGCGGTTCTCCGGCGAGCGCGGGCAGCGCCCTGCCGTCCTCGTCGTGGGCCCGGGACGGAGTCAGCGGCAGCGTCCGCCAGGCGCGGAGAAGCGCGGTGAACTGCTCCGCCGGTTCTCTTTCCGCCCAGGTGTCGTACGCGTCCGTCGCCGCGACCCGGCCGCCGTCCCGGGCCAGCAGCCCGGCGTCGTACGCCGTCTCCAGAACGAGGCGTACGACGATGCCGTCGCACTGCGCCGCCCTGCCGATCCGGGACAACTCACGTGCTCCGACCCCACCGGACTTCAGCAGGACCGGCGGAGCCGCGGAGCATGTCGCCAGAACCGACGCGGCATGTGCGGCGAACGCCGTGGCGGTGGCCGCCGCCTCCCGGTCCACTTCCGCCGAGGTCACGGGCAGCGCCCGCACGACGGGCGGGACGGGCTCGAAGGGGGCACGCCGGTCGGCCCCGCGCAGGGCGAGCGTCACCTCGGCGGGCATGCGTGTGGATCCGTACCCGGACCGCCGGTCCTGGACCAGCAGTCCCCGCTCCAGCGCCCAGCGTGAGCCCGGCTCGGAGTCGGGCGGCGGCGGGGTCCTGAACGTGAGGAGACGCGCCGGTGATTGAGCCTGTTCGCCCTGGTGAGAGGCTCGCCGCTCAAGGAGTTTCCGGGTGGCCGCAGGCGCCGAAGAGACGACCGCGGCCACCCGCTCCGGATCGCCGTGGTGTTCCAGCAGAGCGGTCAGCCGGTGCCTCTTGGTGGTGCCGGGCGACCGGATGCCCAGGGCCACCAGCATGCGGCGCAGTTCCTCGGAAGTCGTGTCCGCCAACAGCCGGGTGAGCGGAGCATCCACCCCCAGCGGCGAGTCCCACGCCTGCCGCAAGGGCGCGACCATGTGCAGCAGCCCTTCGCCGTCCGCCCGGACGAGCGCGCGGTCGGCCAGCGCCTCCAAGGCCGCGTCCAGCCCGCGAACGCTCTCCGTTCCGGTCGAGACCAGCAGATCGGCCAGGGCGGCGCGGGGAACGGGCCCCACTGCCGCCAGTGCCTCGGCCACCTGGAGGTGCGGCAGCGCGAGCCCGGTCAGCACCGGGGCCACCGACGCAGGCCGCTCAAGGCGGTCCGCGAGTTCGCCGAACGACCGTGGCTCCGGCGGCGACACGGCATCCGGGCGGGCTGCCAGGACCCGTTCGAGCCGGTCGGCTTCCAGATCACTCAGCCACGCGGCCAGAGTTGATCCACTGGGCTTGCCGATGGGGACACCTCACAAGGACGAGTGCCGGTGGGCTCCGACCCGAATCGGCTCCCGCACAGAAGCCAGAATGGCCGATCGAGGGGGACACCTGCGCCCTGATCGGCAGAAACCCGCTTCCGAGCGACGGCGATGTCCGCGACTCGGCCGCCGTCGACGACAAGCCGGTGGAATGACATGTCTTGCATGTCGGAAATGAACTGGGGCCGGGGCTGAGACCGCCAACGTCGAAGGCCCCCGCAGCAAGCTGCGGGGGCCTTCGACGTATTGCCCGGTGAGAGCAATGGCGGAGGATACGAGATTCGAACTCGTGAGGGGTTGCCCCCAACACGCTTTCCAACTGTGCGCATGGCCGTTCGCGAGCGTTCATATGAGGCCACTTGGCAGCTCAGCGAGGGCTGGCGTACGGAGATGAACCATGGCGAGCACGAGCGAACTGAACAACGACCAGGACAACGAGCGCCAACAGTTGGGTCACCTTGCCTCACGGTTGCTGTGCTCAACCCGACTCTGTGGCGGTGGGCATGGTCCGATCGATTTACTCACTTGGCCCAAAGTCGCCCC is a genomic window of Streptomyces sp. NBC_01237 containing:
- a CDS encoding toll/interleukin-1 receptor domain-containing protein, which gives rise to MAHIFINYRREGGAYAAALLDELLSRRFGEARVFRAAKSITAGSDYEKSLLEAVRGCGVMLVIVDDGWLGRFDSDNGDSDNGESSPSSDWVLREIEGALRYERTVIPVLLSGVDRLREDDLPNPLKGLAVLQYLRFDYRNVRQDSVYLAEQLVRAYPAIAERRAPRPRRFVRFWRALSGVTGTRGGSADAHARDR
- a CDS encoding Crp/Fnr family transcriptional regulator; this translates as MLSDETWRELRDQGATRTFRERSVMLRQGSAGTHLLALTDGLVKVVCREPGGVVTWLAFRGPGDLLGEVSVFNGTPRTAEVVALTPCSAVVLEAERFRRYIEQRGLVMDLMRQAFSRLRESDAHRAELLTLPLIVRLARTLLRLAELTAPGNESDGVRLTGLSQEEIAQAIGVTRNAVITGLQRLRESGAVETARRTIVIRDIRVLRAWAAAAQEMTSSPLSPSPAR
- a CDS encoding phosphorothioated DNA-binding restriction endonuclease; translation: MDWVERTAQLRQWTRSGARAPHKPLLFLYALSRFQQAADDELRYSAVEEDLRGLLVAYGPANRTTPAYPFHHLVSDGVWEVRTERGPGSPGTGVGELRSSGAAGRLAPELRAALRREPSLLGRMARVLLDLNFPPSLHGELCEAVGLELEEAGTGLIPAARRQRDRRMRELVLTAYEYRCAFCGYDGRIGAMPVGLEAAHVRWWAFDGPDDIENGLCLCSLHHKLFDKGVLGLGEGHRILVSQSFVGHSAAARDHVITLAGRPLIGPQPGARPIAAAHRSWHTSQVFHGSPRPAATA
- a CDS encoding helicase-associated domain-containing protein, with translation MGKPSGSTLAAWLSDLEADRLERVLAARPDAVSPPEPRSFGELADRLERPASVAPVLTGLALPHLQVAEALAAVGPVPRAALADLLVSTGTESVRGLDAALEALADRALVRADGEGLLHMVAPLRQAWDSPLGVDAPLTRLLADTTSEELRRMLVALGIRSPGTTKRHRLTALLEHHGDPERVAAVVSSAPAATRKLLERRASHQGEQAQSPARLLTFRTPPPPDSEPGSRWALERGLLVQDRRSGYGSTRMPAEVTLALRGADRRAPFEPVPPVVRALPVTSAEVDREAAATATAFAAHAASVLATCSAAPPVLLKSGGVGARELSRIGRAAQCDGIVVRLVLETAYDAGLLARDGGRVAATDAYDTWAEREPAEQFTALLRAWRTLPLTPSRAHDEDGRALPALAGEPPCDSCPQAREGLLAAAAALPVHHGALSTAELGQLVAWYRPLAEHLPQDTAPFATVIREAELLGVVARGCLSPIGAALLADDSEAAETLAAVCERLLPEATRAVRFGADLTAVVTGTPSARLAALLDAVADKEAGGTASVWRFSPTTVRRALDTGRAADALAADLSAVAVGALPQPLSYLINDTARTHGRVRITPAACVIHGEEPALLAELVTHRKLAGLGLRLLAPTVLVSRTPLDQALASLRAAGYAPVAERADGTVRVEKTRRSRAPAPAPLPGRRRRSVPTVTPVTVDLSALAARLRAAPTELPAPDPFGTGVPYGTDTEEIVAGYAKNLAYADVRQVAHAVDAGTAITVEYVAASGNRTVRTLSELVLDPPHVYAWCHLRDDERVFTLSRIHGVMPG